In the Dendrosporobacter quercicolus genome, CCGTTGGCCAGCAGGGATTTTAGGACCCCGATATGGGTTAAGCCTCTAATTCCGCCGCCGCTAAGCGCTACGCCCACGGTTGGCCTTTTCATTCCCCAGGGCTTATTGTTTATTTTGGTCAACATGTCATCACCCCCACAATGCCTCTATCATAGATTATGAGCTGACAAACCTGCGGTGTGCATAAAGCCGCTTGCTAATTTGCATTAAATTGTCGCCGGACATAAAAAACCGGCTTAAGCTTATGAAAAACTTGAGCCGGAAGACGACTGGCAGAAAATTTGATTTTATATATATTTACATAAAAAAATAGCTGCCGAAACAACCTTGCGGTTGTTCCAACAGCCCTGTTTACTGTTTTTTTGCCAAAATAATCATGCGCGGCGTTTCCATTCCATACGGCCGTTCGTCAAATCCGCCATAGGTTTTTATCACCTTCAGCCCGCAATGCTCCAGGTTGGCAGTCATTTCGGCCAGGGAATAGGCCCGCAGGGCAAATTCATACTGCTTCTTTTCACCGGTAACCTGGTTCATCAACTGACGTTTTAAGGTTGCCAGCCCCTGCTGCAATTCCACCTTATAGGACAATACATATTCCCCGCTGGGATGACGCCAGTAGCGGTTGATATTATTATGAGCCATCCAGTCCCGGTTAAGCAAATCAATCAAAAATAATCCGCCAGGCCGCAGGGATTTGTTGATTAATTCCAATACCTGTAAGTTTTCTTCATCTGTGAAATAGCCATAAGCGGCAAACATATTAATTACCGCGTCAAATTGCTCGATATAGTCTAATTTACGCATATCACTGGACTGAAACGCTATGTTTACATTTTCTTCAGCAGCCTTTTGGCGGGCTATCTCTAAAAACGCCGGAGTAGCGTCCACCCCCACAACCTGATACCCCATTTTGGCCAATTCAATTGCATGCCGGCCATAGCCGCAGTATAAATCCATCATATCGGACGCTAACGGCAGATTGAGTACATTGGCAATAAAACGCACTTCCTGCTCCGTTCCAGCCAGGGAATAACTTTTTAAATCACCAAATAATTCCTGGGTCATTGATGACACCTCGATTGAATAACATCCATGGTTACTCGTTAAATTTTGGCACCGGGGGGTTGATTTTTTCAGTCGAAACATTATAGAGCCTTAGTCCCGGGATAAATACAGGTTGCGTTTCTGGTTTTCTTGGCCATATATAAAGCA is a window encoding:
- a CDS encoding class I SAM-dependent methyltransferase, whose product is MTQELFGDLKSYSLAGTEQEVRFIANVLNLPLASDMMDLYCGYGRHAIELAKMGYQVVGVDATPAFLEIARQKAAEENVNIAFQSSDMRKLDYIEQFDAVINMFAAYGYFTDEENLQVLELINKSLRPGGLFLIDLLNRDWMAHNNINRYWRHPSGEYVLSYKVELQQGLATLKRQLMNQVTGEKKQYEFALRAYSLAEMTANLEHCGLKVIKTYGGFDERPYGMETPRMIILAKKQ